One Streptomyces hundungensis DNA segment encodes these proteins:
- a CDS encoding TetR/AcrR family transcriptional regulator: MTARRRLTPEERRTELLDTGARLFAAKPYHDVLMEEVAEQAGVSRALLYRYFPNKQALFAAVYRQASDRLLDGTPIDPTRSLRAQLSAGLDVHFDYFAANRNTVLAANRVLAGDPVIQGIITDELAELSRRVLDATGLRGPARDTVRAALGAWLVFVRALCVDWLTNETFSRTELREMSLGALRGTLRAVAGAERLLGADD, translated from the coding sequence ATGACCGCACGCCGCAGGCTGACCCCCGAGGAGCGCCGCACGGAGCTGCTCGACACCGGAGCCCGCCTGTTCGCGGCGAAGCCGTACCACGACGTACTGATGGAGGAGGTGGCCGAACAGGCCGGTGTCTCCCGGGCGTTGCTCTACCGCTACTTCCCCAACAAGCAGGCCCTGTTCGCCGCCGTCTACCGGCAGGCCTCGGACCGGTTGCTCGACGGAACGCCCATCGACCCGACGCGGTCCCTGCGCGCGCAGCTCTCCGCCGGGCTCGATGTCCACTTCGACTACTTCGCCGCGAACCGCAACACCGTGCTGGCCGCCAACCGGGTCCTCGCCGGCGACCCGGTGATCCAGGGGATCATCACCGACGAACTGGCCGAGCTGAGCCGCCGCGTGCTCGACGCGACCGGCCTTCGAGGCCCGGCCCGGGACACGGTCCGCGCCGCCCTGGGCGCATGGCTGGTCTTCGTCCGCGCGCTGTGCGTGGACTGGCTGACGAACGAGACGTTCTCGCGGACCGAGCTGCGCGAGATGTCCCTCGGCGCGCTTCGGGGAACCCTGCGCGCCGTCGCCGGCGCCGAACGTCTGCTCGGCGCCGACGACTGA
- a CDS encoding aldo/keto reductase, with translation MRYRELGRSGLSVSEIGYGAWGIGASSWVGATEDESLRALHRAIDLGVNFIDTARGYGESERIVGRVVRERSTASGDTVRVATKVAPKNGVWPALDGIDPAQAFPGAHIRESLETSLRASGLDYFDVLQLHVWNDEWVGRGDWLETVADLKQEGKIGLFGVSVNDHRPDTALALVRSGAVDSVQVIYNIFDQSPADELFPACEEHGVGVIVRVALDEGGLTGRITADTTFPEGDWRNRYFRGDRPAQVERRVAAIVADLGIAPDEIAETALRFVLSNPAVSTVIPGMRDVANVERNTALSDGRALSADRLAVLAGHRWQRNFYS, from the coding sequence GTGCGCTACCGCGAATTGGGACGCAGCGGGCTTTCGGTGTCCGAGATCGGTTACGGCGCCTGGGGCATCGGCGCGTCCAGCTGGGTGGGTGCCACCGAGGACGAGTCCCTGCGCGCCCTGCACCGGGCCATCGACCTGGGCGTGAACTTCATCGACACCGCGCGCGGCTACGGCGAGAGCGAGCGGATCGTGGGCCGCGTCGTGCGCGAGCGGTCCACGGCCTCCGGGGACACGGTCCGCGTGGCCACCAAGGTGGCGCCGAAGAACGGCGTCTGGCCGGCCCTCGACGGCATCGACCCCGCGCAGGCCTTCCCCGGCGCGCACATCCGCGAAAGCCTGGAGACCAGTCTGCGCGCGAGCGGCCTGGATTACTTCGACGTCTTGCAGCTCCACGTCTGGAACGACGAGTGGGTGGGGCGCGGCGACTGGCTGGAGACCGTCGCCGACCTCAAACAGGAGGGCAAGATCGGCCTGTTCGGCGTCTCCGTCAACGACCACCGCCCCGACACCGCGCTGGCGCTCGTGCGCAGCGGCGCCGTGGACAGCGTGCAGGTCATCTACAACATCTTCGACCAGTCGCCCGCCGACGAACTGTTTCCCGCCTGCGAGGAGCACGGCGTCGGCGTCATCGTGCGGGTGGCCCTCGACGAGGGTGGCCTCACCGGCCGGATCACCGCCGACACGACGTTCCCCGAGGGCGACTGGCGCAACCGCTACTTCCGGGGCGACCGCCCGGCCCAGGTGGAGCGGCGGGTCGCCGCGATCGTCGCCGACCTGGGCATCGCCCCGGACGAGATCGCGGAGACCGCGCTGCGTTTCGTGCTGAGCAACCCGGCGGTGTCCACCGTCATCCCGGGCATGCGCGACGTCGCCAATGTAGAGCGCAACACGGCGCTCAGTGACGGCCGTGCGCTGAGCGCCGACCGGCTCGCCGTGCTGGCCGGGCACCGCTGGCAGCGCAACTTCTACTCCTGA
- a CDS encoding JmjC domain-containing protein, with the protein MGWAVLDRLVGEPGLFFEACRRGLPQVFTPAVLPQEVPTLRELTGALSGGLMRTPYVEMAREGETVPASEFGPAPGAAGGHEQGFADPEQIMALLAEGATLLLPRLDQWNASAGALTALVSQDLRRATEAFCVATMAEHRGPAEHRDDADVLVVQLAGRKEWTVYAVPPEGPRQAGPMPGPGEPALDTVPRRPGPMPGPGEPALDTVIGAGDVLYVPRGAPHTATGDEGLSVHLTLTIRREELRRGPTRPARADLMTAAQLLDTTRELIFAARKRMAAATPEDLLERARGPLPAMPRAASTPRPGVG; encoded by the coding sequence ATGGGTTGGGCAGTGCTGGACCGGCTCGTGGGGGAGCCCGGGCTGTTCTTCGAGGCATGCCGTCGAGGGCTACCCCAGGTGTTCACCCCCGCCGTGCTGCCCCAAGAGGTGCCCACGCTGCGCGAGTTGACCGGGGCGCTGAGCGGCGGTCTGATGCGGACGCCGTACGTCGAGATGGCGCGGGAGGGCGAGACGGTGCCGGCGTCGGAGTTCGGCCCCGCCCCCGGCGCCGCGGGCGGACACGAGCAGGGCTTCGCCGACCCCGAGCAGATCATGGCCCTGCTCGCCGAGGGGGCGACGCTGCTGTTGCCCCGACTCGACCAGTGGAACGCCTCGGCGGGCGCCCTGACCGCACTCGTCTCACAGGACCTGCGGCGCGCGACGGAAGCGTTCTGCGTCGCGACCATGGCGGAACACCGCGGGCCCGCTGAGCACCGCGACGACGCCGATGTCCTGGTCGTGCAGCTCGCGGGCCGCAAGGAATGGACGGTGTACGCCGTCCCGCCCGAGGGCCCCCGGCAGGCGGGCCCGATGCCCGGGCCGGGCGAGCCCGCGCTGGACACCGTGCCCCGGCGGCCGGGCCCGATGCCCGGGCCGGGCGAACCGGCGCTGGACACCGTCATCGGCGCGGGCGACGTCCTTTATGTGCCGCGCGGCGCGCCCCACACCGCGACCGGCGACGAGGGCCTCTCCGTCCACCTCACCCTCACCATCCGCCGTGAGGAGCTCCGTCGAGGCCCGACGCGTCCGGCTCGTGCCGACCTCATGACAGCGGCCCAACTACTCGACACCACCCGCGAGTTGATCTTCGCGGCGCGCAAGCGGATGGCTGCGGCCACCCCCGAGGATCTCCTGGAGCGGGCGCGCGGCCCACTGCCGGCCATGCCCAGGGCCGCGTCCACCCCGCGACCGGGCGTCGGCTGA
- a CDS encoding alpha/beta hydrolase, with protein MGLTSTTTVAVAVCCTMLGIALVVWQWPRLSGLGWRPVLGRVGLLCAVQLLLFSTVGLAANKSFLFYGSWADLFGRQDGVGVLGAESAVSPGVKVAGKQKVDVPGAGKPSIGGEVQKVSVQGERSRIVTPAYVYLPPEYFQKGYETKSFPVTVVLTGFPGTAENLIKGLHYPKTAWTLSKQHKTQPMILVMMRPTIAPPRNTQCIDIPGGPQTETFFADDLRKAISGTYRVGTKPRNWGFIGDSTGGYCALKIALHHPEAYAAGVGLSADYKPEVDLQSGDLFHGNRHEEKRSDLLWSLDHLPQGNSSFLVTTSKQGESNLKETQKFIAKVKKPAHVSSITLASGGHNFNTWLREIPPSLEWLSARLDAN; from the coding sequence ATGGGCCTGACGAGTACCACCACTGTGGCTGTGGCCGTGTGCTGCACGATGCTGGGGATCGCCCTCGTCGTCTGGCAGTGGCCACGACTGTCGGGCCTCGGATGGCGGCCGGTCCTCGGGCGGGTGGGCCTGCTGTGCGCGGTCCAGTTGCTGCTCTTCTCCACCGTGGGCCTCGCGGCCAACAAGTCGTTCCTCTTCTACGGTTCGTGGGCCGACCTGTTCGGCCGGCAGGACGGCGTCGGGGTGCTGGGCGCGGAGTCGGCCGTGAGCCCCGGAGTGAAAGTGGCGGGCAAGCAGAAGGTCGATGTGCCGGGCGCCGGGAAGCCCAGCATCGGCGGCGAGGTCCAGAAGGTGTCGGTGCAGGGAGAGCGGTCCCGGATAGTCACTCCGGCCTACGTCTATCTGCCGCCGGAGTACTTCCAGAAGGGGTACGAGACGAAGTCCTTCCCCGTGACGGTGGTGCTGACGGGCTTCCCCGGCACCGCCGAGAACCTCATCAAGGGGCTGCACTACCCCAAGACCGCGTGGACGCTGTCCAAGCAGCACAAGACGCAGCCGATGATCCTGGTGATGATGCGGCCCACCATCGCCCCGCCGCGCAACACCCAGTGCATCGACATCCCCGGCGGCCCCCAGACGGAGACGTTCTTCGCGGACGATCTGCGCAAGGCGATCTCGGGTACGTACCGGGTCGGCACGAAACCGCGCAACTGGGGCTTCATCGGCGACTCGACGGGCGGCTACTGCGCCCTGAAGATCGCCCTGCACCACCCGGAGGCGTACGCGGCCGGGGTCGGACTCTCCGCCGACTACAAGCCCGAGGTCGACCTCCAGTCCGGCGACCTCTTCCACGGGAACAGACACGAGGAGAAGCGCTCGGACCTGCTGTGGAGCCTCGATCATCTGCCCCAGGGGAACTCGTCCTTCCTGGTCACGACGTCGAAGCAGGGCGAGAGCAACCTCAAGGAGACCCAGAAGTTCATCGCGAAGGTCAAGAAACCCGCCCACGTCTCCTCGATCACGCTGGCGTCCGGCGGCCACAACTTCAACACCTGGCTGCGTGAGATCCCGCCCTCTCTGGAATGGCTGAGCGCCCGGCTCGACGCGAACTGA
- a CDS encoding peptidylprolyl isomerase, whose protein sequence is MLRRQGALLAAAVLLPLVTATQAGAAAPAARAGTTTPAGPAAVTTPAQPAAACAYTPAVPADNYKGIPDFDPVKAARPFSATLRTSQGAITFKALTDKAPCTTNSFRFLAEKHYFDGSHCHRLTTARLYVLQCGDPTGTGSGGPGYSFPDENLTGATYPAGTVAMANAGPNTNGSQFFFVWKDTKLSPAYTPFGRVTSGLDVLKKIAAGGEDDQNGPGDGYPTLPVNIKHVQIRKG, encoded by the coding sequence GTGCTCCGTAGACAAGGCGCGTTGCTCGCCGCCGCCGTCCTGCTCCCGCTCGTCACGGCGACCCAGGCGGGTGCGGCGGCCCCGGCCGCGCGGGCAGGCACCACGACCCCGGCAGGCCCGGCCGCCGTCACGACCCCGGCGCAGCCGGCCGCCGCCTGCGCCTACACCCCGGCCGTTCCCGCCGACAACTACAAGGGGATACCGGACTTCGACCCGGTCAAGGCCGCCCGGCCCTTCAGCGCCACGCTGCGCACCAGCCAGGGCGCCATCACCTTCAAGGCGCTGACCGACAAGGCCCCCTGCACCACCAACTCCTTCCGGTTCCTCGCCGAGAAGCACTACTTCGACGGTTCGCACTGCCACCGGCTCACCACCGCCCGGCTTTACGTCCTTCAGTGCGGCGACCCGACCGGCACGGGCAGCGGCGGCCCCGGGTACTCCTTCCCGGACGAGAACCTCACCGGCGCGACCTATCCGGCGGGCACGGTGGCGATGGCCAACGCCGGCCCGAACACCAACGGCAGCCAGTTCTTCTTCGTCTGGAAGGACACCAAGCTCTCGCCCGCCTACACGCCCTTCGGCCGCGTCACGTCCGGGCTCGACGTCCTGAAGAAGATCGCGGCGGGTGGCGAGGACGACCAGAACGGCCCCGGCGACGGGTACCCCACGCTCCCCGTGAACATCAAGCACGTCCAGATCCGGAAGGGGTGA
- a CDS encoding DUF4345 domain-containing protein, with translation MARLLKWLSWAMGVTDVVIGAAHLLIGMGTVPGAGSPGPTVDSLMRFFGAIFLGYGLAWIWVARQTPIPSRMVRALAGIFFLGGASRLLSWASLGRPDWFQIVLMGLELALPPLYFWLSTADERDTAARRRSAEETGRGTGRPTP, from the coding sequence ATGGCCCGGCTCCTCAAGTGGCTTTCCTGGGCGATGGGCGTCACCGATGTGGTGATCGGCGCCGCACATCTCCTCATCGGTATGGGGACGGTGCCCGGCGCGGGCTCACCGGGGCCGACGGTGGACAGCCTGATGCGGTTCTTCGGCGCGATCTTCCTCGGGTACGGACTGGCCTGGATCTGGGTGGCGCGGCAAACGCCGATCCCTTCCAGGATGGTGCGGGCGCTGGCCGGAATATTCTTCCTCGGAGGCGCGTCCAGGCTTCTGTCGTGGGCCTCGCTCGGCCGTCCGGACTGGTTCCAGATCGTCCTGATGGGCCTCGAACTCGCCCTGCCGCCGCTCTACTTCTGGCTGTCGACTGCCGACGAGCGCGACACGGCGGCCCGGCGTCGGAGCGCCGAGGAGACGGGGCGCGGGACGGGCCGCCCGACGCCCTGA
- a CDS encoding ABC transporter ATP-binding protein: MSMEATAWTQLHNVMNAQQDKRPFNRATLGRIAAFARPHRRRIALFLVLSVATALLAVATPLLAGRVVDAIVARKESGTVTRLALLIAAIAVAEAALGIVSRWLSSTLGEGLILDLRTAVFDHVQRMPVAFFTRTRTGALVSRLNNDVIGAQRAFSNTLSGVVSNLVTLLLTLAVMLGISWQITLLALVLLPVFVLPARRMGTRMARLQREAAEHNAAMGTRMTERFSAPGATLIKLFGRPADESAEFAARAGRVRDIGVRTAMAQSAFITALTLVSALALALVYGLGGYYALRGTLEAGSVVSLALLLTRLYAPLTSLAGARVEVMSALVSFERVFEVLDLKPLIAEKPDAREVPDGPVSVEFHDVRFGYPSADKVSLASLEEVSSLDTRGGTEVLHGVSFRAEPGQMVALVGSSGAGKSTVAQLLPRLYDADGGTVRLGGIDVRDLTADSIRDTIGMVTQDGHLFHESVRANLLLARPDADEEHLWDALRRARLDALVASLPDGLDTVVGERGYRLSGGERQRLTIARLLLARQRVVILDEATAHLDNTSEAAVQEALSEALEGRTAVVIAHRLSTVRSADLILVVEDGHIVERGTHDELLQLGGRYEELYRTQFERPGGAPALG; this comes from the coding sequence ATGAGTATGGAAGCCACCGCGTGGACACAGCTCCACAACGTCATGAACGCCCAGCAGGACAAGCGTCCCTTCAACCGCGCCACGCTGGGCCGGATCGCCGCGTTCGCCCGCCCGCACCGGCGCCGCATCGCCCTGTTCCTGGTCCTGAGCGTGGCCACCGCGCTGCTCGCGGTGGCCACACCCCTGCTCGCCGGGCGGGTGGTGGACGCGATCGTCGCGCGCAAGGAGAGCGGGACCGTCACCCGGCTCGCCCTGCTCATCGCCGCGATCGCCGTCGCGGAGGCGGCGCTCGGCATCGTGAGCCGGTGGCTGTCCTCGACGCTCGGCGAGGGGCTGATCCTCGATCTGCGGACCGCCGTCTTCGACCATGTGCAGCGGATGCCGGTCGCGTTCTTCACCCGCACCCGCACCGGCGCGCTCGTGAGCCGCCTCAACAACGACGTGATCGGGGCGCAGCGGGCGTTCAGCAACACGCTGTCCGGTGTGGTCAGCAACCTCGTCACGCTGCTGCTCACCCTCGCGGTGATGCTCGGCATCTCCTGGCAGATCACGCTGCTCGCCCTGGTCCTGCTGCCGGTGTTCGTGCTGCCCGCGCGCCGGATGGGCACCCGGATGGCGCGTCTCCAGCGGGAGGCCGCCGAGCACAACGCGGCGATGGGCACCCGGATGACCGAGCGGTTCTCGGCACCCGGGGCGACCCTGATCAAACTGTTCGGGCGGCCCGCCGACGAGTCCGCCGAGTTCGCCGCCCGAGCCGGCCGGGTGCGTGACATCGGCGTCCGTACGGCGATGGCGCAGTCGGCGTTCATCACCGCGCTCACCCTCGTCTCCGCCCTGGCGCTCGCCCTGGTCTACGGACTCGGCGGCTACTACGCGCTGCGCGGCACCCTCGAAGCGGGCTCGGTCGTCTCGCTCGCGCTGCTTCTGACCCGGCTCTACGCGCCGCTGACCTCGCTGGCCGGGGCGCGCGTGGAGGTGATGAGCGCGCTGGTCAGTTTCGAGCGGGTCTTCGAGGTGCTCGACCTGAAGCCGCTCATCGCGGAGAAGCCGGACGCGCGCGAGGTGCCCGATGGGCCGGTGTCGGTGGAGTTCCACGATGTGCGGTTCGGCTATCCGTCCGCCGACAAGGTGTCCCTGGCCTCCCTGGAGGAGGTCTCCAGCCTCGACACCCGGGGCGGCACCGAGGTGTTGCACGGCGTCTCCTTCCGGGCCGAGCCCGGACAGATGGTGGCCCTCGTCGGGTCGTCGGGCGCGGGCAAGTCGACGGTGGCCCAGCTCCTGCCCCGGCTGTACGACGCCGACGGGGGCACGGTGCGTCTGGGCGGCATCGACGTACGGGACCTGACCGCCGACTCGATCCGGGACACCATCGGCATGGTCACCCAGGACGGCCACCTCTTCCACGAGTCGGTCCGCGCCAATCTGCTGCTCGCCCGCCCGGACGCGGACGAGGAACACCTGTGGGACGCGCTGCGGCGCGCCCGTCTGGACGCTCTGGTCGCGTCGCTGCCCGACGGGCTCGACACGGTGGTCGGCGAGCGCGGCTACCGGCTCTCGGGCGGCGAGCGCCAGCGTCTGACCATCGCCCGGCTGCTCCTCGCCCGCCAGCGCGTCGTCATCCTCGACGAGGCCACCGCCCACCTGGACAACACGTCGGAGGCGGCGGTCCAGGAGGCGCTCAGCGAGGCGCTGGAGGGCCGTACCGCGGTGGTGATCGCACACCGGCTCTCCACGGTGCGTTCCGCCGATCTCATCCTGGTGGTGGAGGACGGCCACATCGTGGAGCGCGGCACCCACGACGAACTGCTCCAACTCGGCGGCCGCTACGAGGAGTTGTACCGCACCCAGTTCGAGCGGCCCGGCGGGGCGCCCGCGCTCGGCTGA
- a CDS encoding NUDIX hydrolase — protein sequence MGELVERVDEQDRVLGVVERGDAVRQGWLYRMAMVLCRDAEGRYLVHRRPESAARFPGQYSWLVAGAVGVGESYEEAARRELREELGVDAPVRPLFTFLCDGELSPYWFAVYEAVVTETDIVADASEVAWHGWLSGDRLREAMANWPFVSDSRDAYTRYLALGSPPDSPGSFDSPGSQGQGVRSD from the coding sequence ATGGGTGAACTGGTGGAACGCGTCGACGAACAGGATCGTGTGCTCGGTGTGGTCGAGCGGGGCGATGCGGTACGCCAGGGCTGGCTGTACCGGATGGCCATGGTGCTGTGCCGCGATGCGGAGGGCCGCTATCTGGTGCACCGGCGCCCGGAGTCCGCCGCACGGTTCCCCGGCCAGTACAGCTGGCTGGTGGCCGGGGCCGTGGGGGTGGGCGAGTCCTACGAGGAAGCGGCTCGCCGGGAGCTTCGCGAGGAACTGGGGGTGGACGCACCGGTTCGCCCCCTGTTCACGTTCCTGTGCGACGGCGAGCTCAGCCCTTACTGGTTCGCGGTGTACGAGGCGGTCGTGACGGAGACGGACATCGTGGCGGACGCGTCGGAGGTCGCCTGGCACGGCTGGCTGAGCGGCGACCGGCTGAGGGAGGCCATGGCGAACTGGCCGTTCGTCTCCGACAGCCGGGACGCCTACACCCGCTACCTCGCTCTCGGCTCGCCGCCCGACTCACCCGGCTCGTTCGACTCACCCGGCTCGCAAGGCCAAGGGGTCAGGAGCGATTGA
- a CDS encoding alpha/beta fold hydrolase produces MPTFSAPDGTPLAYRVTGEGRPLICLPGGPMQASAYLGDLGGLAADRQLVMLDLRGTGRSAAPQDPASYRCDRLVDDVTALRGHLGLDRVELLAHSAGANLAVSYAARHPETVTRLVLVTPSVFAVGLTIDGELRREMARLRKDEPWFPTAFEALQEITSGRATDEAWQAISPFFHGRWDERAQAHQAAGDQQKNHEAAAVFGAEGAFDPEATRAALAAFEAPVLLLAGEVDMAAPPRTLAAFAQLFPNAELAVQQGAGHYPWLDDPDAFAATVTAFLG; encoded by the coding sequence ATGCCCACTTTCTCCGCGCCCGACGGAACCCCGCTCGCCTACCGGGTCACCGGCGAGGGTCGCCCTTTGATCTGCCTGCCCGGAGGCCCGATGCAGGCCTCCGCATACCTGGGGGACCTCGGCGGTCTCGCGGCCGACCGGCAGCTGGTGATGCTGGACCTGCGGGGCACCGGCCGGTCCGCGGCGCCCCAGGACCCCGCTTCCTACCGCTGCGACCGTCTCGTCGACGATGTGACCGCGCTGCGCGGCCACCTCGGCCTGGACCGGGTGGAGCTGCTCGCTCATTCCGCGGGCGCGAATCTCGCGGTGTCGTACGCCGCCCGGCATCCGGAAACCGTAACCAGGCTGGTCCTGGTCACTCCGAGCGTCTTCGCCGTCGGGCTCACGATCGACGGGGAGCTGCGCCGCGAGATGGCACGGCTCCGCAAGGACGAACCCTGGTTCCCCACGGCTTTCGAGGCGCTTCAGGAGATCACGTCGGGCCGGGCGACGGACGAGGCCTGGCAGGCGATCTCGCCCTTCTTCCACGGTCGTTGGGACGAGCGGGCACAGGCGCACCAGGCCGCCGGGGACCAGCAGAAGAACCACGAGGCGGCGGCCGTCTTCGGCGCGGAGGGAGCCTTCGACCCGGAGGCCACCCGGGCGGCGCTCGCCGCGTTCGAGGCGCCGGTGCTGCTGCTCGCCGGGGAGGTGGACATGGCGGCGCCGCCTCGCACGCTCGCCGCGTTCGCCCAGCTGTTCCCCAACGCCGAACTGGCCGTACAGCAGGGCGCCGGCCACTACCCCTGGCTCGACGACCCGGACGCGTTCGCCGCCACCGTCACGGCGTTCCTCGGCTAG
- a CDS encoding chaplin, whose amino-acid sequence MVRIRTALAATVLAATAVIGTAGAAAADPNPPEATGVAQNSPGVLSGDVVQVPIDLGLNVCGDTIDIIGLLNPASNNACGIKQ is encoded by the coding sequence ATCGTGCGTATCCGTACCGCACTCGCTGCAACCGTCCTGGCCGCCACCGCCGTCATAGGCACGGCCGGCGCCGCCGCCGCCGACCCCAACCCGCCGGAGGCCACCGGCGTGGCCCAGAACTCCCCGGGTGTGCTCTCCGGCGACGTCGTCCAGGTCCCCATCGACCTTGGTCTCAACGTGTGCGGCGACACCATCGACATCATCGGGCTGCTCAACCCGGCCTCCAACAACGCCTGCGGCATCAAGCAGTAG